The DNA region AGCCTCCTGGCCGCCAAGGTCCTGTCCACAGCCATCTGGCTGTCCATGTTTGCTCTCTCGCTACCCAACATGATTTTAAATAATAAGAAGAAAACACCCAAGAACGTAAGGAAGTGTGCTCTCCTGAAATCGGACTTTGGCTTAGTCTGGCATGAAATTGTGAACTACATTTGTCAGCTCATCTTCTGGGTTAACTTAGCAGTCATAGTGGTATGTTACATCCTCATCAGCAAGGAACTGTACAAATCCTACAAAAGGACTCGATGCACAGGGAAGGGGTCTAAAAAGACTGTCAATCTCAAGGTTTTCATAATAATTGCTGTGTTCTTTGtttgctttgtgccattccacTTCACCAGAATCCCCTACACCTTGAGCCAAACGAGAGATGTGTTTGACTGCTCTGCTCGGAACGCCCTGTTCTACATGAAGGAGACCACGCTGTGGCTGACGTCCCTCAATGCCTGCCTGGATCCCTTCATTTACTTTTTCCTGTGCAAGTCCTTCAGGAAATCCCTGCTGGACATGCTGTGCAAGCACAGGGCAGTGTCAGGGGCACAGACTAAGGGGGATGACTCTGACGAGACGCCGCTCTAGgtcccagggctcctctccccttcACACGCCTTCACTGGGGGTGGCAGGAGCACAGACCCACGAGGAGCATCCAGATCTCCACCGA from Melospiza melodia melodia isolate bMelMel2 chromosome 12, bMelMel2.pri, whole genome shotgun sequence includes:
- the P2RY12 gene encoding P2Y purinoceptor 12, which translates into the protein MQMKAITQFSSSRNDSNCTSDSRISQVIFPLLYTFLFLVGITMNGLAMWVFFKVPSKSNFIIFLKNTVISDFLMILTFPFKILSDAKLVSWVLRGFVCQVTQVVFYFTMYISILFLGLITIDRYQKATSPFRTSTPRSLLAAKVLSTAIWLSMFALSLPNMILNNKKKTPKNVRKCALLKSDFGLVWHEIVNYICQLIFWVNLAVIVVCYILISKELYKSYKRTRCTGKGSKKTVNLKVFIIIAVFFVCFVPFHFTRIPYTLSQTRDVFDCSARNALFYMKETTLWLTSLNACLDPFIYFFLCKSFRKSLLDMLCKHRAVSGAQTKGDDSDETPL